The DNA region CGTCGCGGAGGCCTACCCGGGCGCCCCGGCGCACAGCGTCCTGCTCGTACGCCCCGACGGCCATCTGGTCACCGCGCTCAGCGGGGTGCGTCCGGCGGAGCTGTACGCGGCGGCCGAGGCGGCGCTGGGCGAGGGTGCGCGGGGGCGGGCTTCGGAGGACGGGCCCTCGGGGGATCGGGCTTCGACGGCTCCGGGCGATCGGGCTCCGAGGACGCGGGGCGGGGTTGGGTCCCGGGCGGACGGCAGGGGGGCGGAGCCCCGTACGGGATCGGGTTCGGTTTCCGGTCCCGGTTCCGGCTCCGGCTATGTCTCCGGTGCCGGTTCCGTCTCCGGTGCCGGTCCCAGTTCCGGTTCCGTCTCCGGTCCTCCCGAGGCGTCCGGTGGCCCGCCCGAGCACCTGCCCGACTCCGTGCCCGGCACCCCCTCCCGTGCCCCGTCCAAGGCTCCGACCAGCACGAAGCGTGGCCCCAAGGAGCCCGGCGGTTCATCCTGAGACGACCGACCGACCGGATGCTGAACATGAGTTGACCGCCCCCCGGCCGCATGGTCTACTCCCGACCATGCCCGACACCGCTGTCCGCCTGTGGCGGAGGGTCCATATGGACCTCGTCCGCTATGCGGGCTGCGTGTGTCAGCCGTCCTGCTGAATTCGCCCTTCCTCCTTTCGCGCATGCCGTACGCCGGTGTGCGCTTCCGCGAACTCACTGGACGGATCCCATGTCTGCCTCCGTACCGGCTTCCGCTCCCGTACCGGCCCCTGCCTCCGTACCCGCAGCGCTGCCCACGGCCGCCCGCCCGACGGCCAAGCCCACCTCGGCCGAGCTCCTCGACTTCGTGCGCCGCGCCGCGGCCGACACCGACCTCATCGCCTCCCTGCCCCTGGACGCGGAGGGCCGCACCTGGGTGCGCCTCGAAGGCCCCCAGGGCAGCGAGGCCTGGCTGATCGGCTGGCCGCCCGGCACCGGCACCGGCTGGCACGACCACGCCGAGTCGGTCGGCTCCTTCACCACCGCCGCGGGCACTCTCAAGGAGAACTCGCTCGCCGCCCGCCTGCCCACCGACGGCTGGAAGACCCTGGAGCTCACCGAGGGCGTCGACCGCGAACGCCGCCTCGCCACCGGGCAGGGCCGCGCCTTCGGCCGCAACCACGTGCACGAGGTGCTGAACGAGTCCACGGACCAACACGCCATCTCCGTGCACGCCTACTACCCCCCACTCCCCCGGATCCGCCGCTACAGCCGCACGGGCGCCGTCCTGCGCCTGGAGCACGTCGAGCGGCCGGAGGACTGGCAGTGAGCGCGGCCCTGGAAGTGAACGGCGTCCCCGGAGTCCCCGTGGAGGAGCACCCCTCCGGCGGAGCCCAACCCCCGCTAGGCATCGACGAGTTGCTGGAACGGGTACGGCGCGGCCTCGACCGGGTCACCCCCGAGCAGGCGTACGGCATCGCGGGCTCGGGCGGGCTGCTCGTCGACACCCGGTACGCGGAGCTGCGCGAGCGGGACGGCCTGGTACCCGGCGCCCTCGTCGTCGAGCGCAACGAGCTGGAGTGGCGCCTGGACCCCCAGGGCAGCCATCGCGCCCCCGAGGCCACCCGTCACGACCTGCGGATCGTGGTGTTCTGCAACGAGGGCTACGCGTCGAGCCTCGCGGCCGCCTCCCTGCGACAGTTGGGGCTGCGGTACGCGACGGACCTCATCGGTGGCTTCCAGGCGTGGAAGGCGGCGGGGCTTCCGGTCGAGCAGGCCGAGCAAGGGGCATGAGTACCAAGGGGCATGAGTAAGGGGCGCCAGCCATGGCGGACACCCCTTACTCCCTCCTTTGCTCCTCCCTTTCGTACGCCGCTTACTCCCTGGCCGTCGCGAGCGTGACGGGGCGCGGCTTCAGGGCGGACCGGCCGGGCAGTGCCGTCGCCGTCAGGGCGAGCAGTCCCGCGACGCCGACCACGGCCGCAAGGACGAGGGGCAGGACGGCGGGCGCCGCGGCGCCGGTCATGCCGACGCTGAAGCCGGTCAGGACGGCGAGGGCGATCCCGCTGCCGAGCACGGTCGCGAGGAGCAGGACGGCGAGTGCCTCGGTGCGCAGCATCCGCAGGACCTGGCGGCGCGTCGCACCGGCGAGGCGCAGGAGCGCGAACTCCCGGGCGCGTTCGGAGATCGACATCGCGAACGTGTTGACGACGGCGATCGCGGTGAAGGCCAGGATCAGACCCATGGCCACGTGGTTCACCTCGGCGTTCGCCTGCCCGTGCTCGGACTGGAGGGCGCCGACCACGGAAGGTGATTGAACGCGCACGTTCGGGAACTTCGCGAGGGCCGTCGCGAGTTGATCCTTCGTACGGTCGGTCGTGACGAGGACCGTGGCGGCGAGCGGGTTGTCGACGTGGCGGGCGACCAGTTCGTGGGCCATGGTCAGATCACCGAAGCCGAGCCCACGTGCGTAGACGGCGGTGACCCTCAGGGTCGTCGGGGTGCCGTCGCCGAGCGTGAGCTTGAGGCTGCTGCCCGGCCGCACGCCGAGCTGGTCGGCGGCGACCTCGCTGAGGGCGACGTCGCCCGCGCCGAAGGACGTCAGCGAGCCCGCGGTGACGTCCGGGTCCCAGGTGCGCCCGAGACCCGCCGGGGTCACGCCCTGCGCCGGGTACTTGTCGAGTCCGACGCGGACGGTCGTGCGGACGACCTCGGTGACGGCGTCGACGCCCGCTGCTGTCCGCAGCCGGCTCGCGGCCTGCCCCGGCACGCCCGGCCCCCGCGCGGTCAGGACCCAGTCCGCGCGGACGCCCTCGCGGGCCTGGGCGGTCGCGGCGGCGTCGAGCGTGGGCTGGACGAACAGGACGGTGCAGGTCATGCCGATGAGCAGGACGAGGGGGGTGACGGCGGCGGCCATGCGGGCGGCGTTGCCACGCAGGTTGGCGTGCGCGAGGCGGCCGCCGGGGCCGGTCAGGCGCAGCGGGAGGGAGAGGAGGGCGGCTGCCGCCTTCACGGTGAGCGGACCGAGCAGGGCGACGGAGGTGGCGAGGACGACAACGGCCAGGAGGGTGACGGGAGTCGAGACGGCCTCGGTGCGCAGGCTGCCGAGGACGACGACGAGGACGATCCCTGCGGTGAGGAGGGCGAGACCTGCCCCGATGCGGGCCCGGGACGGCCTGGCGGGCTCGACGCGGGCCTCGGCGAGGGCTTCGCCCGGGCGGATCCGCGCGATGCGGCGCGCGGAGAGACGGGCGGCGGCCCAGGCGCCCAGGAGCGTGGCGGCGACGGCGGCGAGCAGCGGGAAGGGACTGACGACGCGGTCGAGGGTGGCGGGGACGGCGCCGCGCGACACGAACTCGTCGTACAGCAGCCCGCCGAGCGGGATTCCGGCGAGCGCGCCGAGCACTCCCCCGGCCGCTCCGACAATGAGCGCCTCACGGCCGAGGAGACGGCGGATCTGTCGGGGGCTCGCGGCGATGGCGCGCAGCAGGGCCAGTTCGCGGTGGCGCTGCTGGATGGAGAGCGCGAAGGTGCCGACGACCACGAGGACGGCGACGAGCAGCGAGGTGCCGCCCATCGCACCGCCGATGCTGACCAGCCGCACGCGGGCGCCCGCGGCGTCGAGGAACTCGACCGGCCCTCGGCCGCCACCGGTGTTGACCTGCGCGGTCGTACCGCTGAGCGCCTTCTTGACGGCTGCCTTGAGCTGGTCGACGGAGGTACCGTCAGCCGGTACGACGCCCACGGCCGTGACCTGGCCCGGGTGGGCGGCGAGCCGCTGGGCCTCCTCGGCGGAGAAGAACAGCGCGGTCTGGTGCGCGAGCGCGCCGCCGCTGTCTTTTCGGCCGGGGGTCGCGATGCCCGTGACGCGGTACGTGCGCGGGGCTTGCGTCGACTGCACGGTGAGTCGGTCGCCGGGCCCGATCCCGGCGCGGTCGGCGAGGCCGCGGTCGATGACGAGGTCGGTGTCAGCGCGCGGGGCCCGGCCGTCGGTGAGCCGGAAGGGTGTGAGGGCGGCCGACGACCAGGCGTGGCCGTACGCGGGGCGGCTCGCGTCGCGCGCCCCGGCGGATGTCAACGGCTCGGCCAGGAAGGTCAGTTCGGGCACCACCTCGGCGGCCCCGGGGACGCCCTTGAGCCGTTGTGTGACGCTGTCCGGCAACCAGGCCCGCTCGGCGATGGGCTTGGCCTTGTGCTTGACCTTGGTCTTGCCCTTCTTGTGCTTGACCGTCGTCTGGTGGACGTTCTGGTCCGCGGAGACGATCACTGGTGCGGCGGCGTAACGCTCGGTGCGGATGGTGCCGCGCAGGCCTGTCTCCAGGAGCGTGCCGCAGGCCGTGATGAGCGCGGCGGCGCACATCAACGCGACGAACGCGCCCAGGAATCCGCCTTTGCGGTCCCGGATCGCCTGGAGTGCGTAGCTCAGCATCATGGCGTCTCGGGACCTTTTCGGTTGTCGGCGGCCTCGTCGGCCATCGGGGTCGGGAAGGCGAGGAAGCGGGTGAGTACGGTGCGCGCGCCGGGCGGGGTGTCGGCGTCGGGGCGCTTGTAGCGGTTGAGGAGCGCGATGTACTCCTCGAAGAACTCGCGGAGTTCGGTCACCGTCAGCCGCATCGTGCCGCGTGAGTACGGGAAGGCGTCGGCCCATTCGCCCGCATCCGCGAGGTCGGTCTCCCGCTGGAGCTGGGCGAAGAGTTCGAGGTCGGCGGCGTACGCGTGGTGGTTCAGCTCGTCCATGGCGAGCCGCGTCTCGGCACTCTGGCGGCTGCGGGGCGGGAAGCGCCGGTCGCCCGGGACGAGGCGCCACCACCGCTCCCGCCCGTGCCCGGGGCCCGGCGTCTCCTCGACGAAGCCGTACCGCTCCAGTTCACGCAAGTGGTAGCTGGTGGCCCCGGTGTTCAGCCCGAGGGCGCGGGCCAGCGTCGCGGAGGTAGCGGGACCGTGCACGGTGAGGTGCTGCAGGATCTGCTGCCGCCGGGGCTGCGCGAGCGCCTTGAGGACCCGGAGGTCGTCGAGTTCCTGGGGCACGGGCGGGAGGTGATCGCTCGCGAGGGTGTCACATGCTGACGCCTCGACGGGAGTGCGGCTCTCCGTCGCCTCGGCGGGTGTGCCGTCCTGGGAGGCACTGCCCTCGCCGAGCACGGCGTCGTCGGTGGTGCTCTCGTCCTGGGCCATGCGTACACAGTCGCCTGTGCACAGATCTCTGTGCACTGAGGCACCCAGGCATGTTCAGGGTGGGGACAGCCCCACCGTCCGGCCCGACCCGGGCCCGGGGTCGGTACGCCTCGTGCCCCACCATCCGGCCTGGCCCGGACCCGGGGTCAGTACGCCTCGTGCCCCACCATCCGGCCTGGCCCGGACCCGGGGTCAGTAGGCCTCGTACCCCAGGTCCTCCGTGTCCTCCCCCTCTTCTTCCAGGGCCTGTCGCACGACGCGGAGCGCCATGCCCTCCGCGTACCCCTTGCGGGCGAGCATGCTGGCGAGGCGGCGGAGTCTCTTGTCCCGGTCGAGGCCGCGGGTGGAGCGGAGCTTGCGGGCGACGAGCTCGCGGGCGGTGGCTTCTTCCTGGTCCGCGTCGAGTTGCCCGACGGCCTCGTCGATCACGGCCGAGTCCACGCCCTTGGTGCGCAACTCCCGCGCGAGCGCCCGCCGCGCCAGGCCCCGGCCGTGGTGCCTGGACTCGACCCAGGCGTCCGCGAAGGCCTCGTCGTTGATGAGGCCGACCTCTTCGAAGCGGGACAGCACTTCCTCCGCCACGTCGTCGGGGATCTCCCGCTTGCGCAACGCGTCAGCGAGCTGTCTGCGCGTGCGCGGGGTCCCGGTGAGCAGGCGCAGGCAGATGGCCCTTGCCCGCTCAGCCGGGTCCCCCGTGGGCGGTTCCCCGTCCTCGGCCCTCGACGAGGACGGGGAACCGCTGTCCTGTGAGCCGCCGAGGCCGCCGCGCGCCCGACGGCCACCGGCGCGACCGCCCCTGCCGCCGCGCCGACCGCCTCCCTCGTCGTCGCCCGGGAGCCCCGGGGGGACATCGGCCGAGGCGGGGCCGTCCGGGCCGACGGCCTCGGGGCGGCTTCGCTCCGCGGGGTCGACGCGGTCCGCCCAGTCGGTTCGTCGCGTCATGGCCTAGCTCTTGGCCGCAGCGGCCTTGGACTTGGTGGCCTTGACCGCGGGCGCGGGCACGGTCTTGGCGGCGTCGCCCTCCGCGGGGGCCGCGGTGACGGCGGCGTCCGCGCCGGGCTCCGCCGGAGTCTCCGGGCGGACACCGACGCCCAGCTTCTCCTTGATCTTCTTCTCGATCTCGTTGGCGAGGTCGGGGTTGTCCTTGAGGAAGTTGCGAGCGTTCTCCTTGCCCTGGCCGAGCTGGTCGCCCTCGTACGTGTACCAGGCGCCGGCCTTGCGGACGAAGCCGTGCTCCACGCCCATGTCGATCAGGCCGCCCTCGCGGCTGATGCCCTGGCCGTAGAGGATGTCGAACTCGGCCTGCTTGAAGGGAGGCGCGACCTTGTTCTTGACGACCTTGACGCGGGTGCGGTTGCCCACCGCGTCCGTGCCGTCCTTGAGGGTCTCGATGCGGCGGATGTCCATGCGCACCGAGGCGTAGAACTTCAGCGCCCGGCCACCGGTCGTGGTCTCCGGGGAGCCGAACATCACACCGATCTTCTCGCGTAGCTGGTTGATGAAGATCGCGGTGGTCTTGGACTGGTTGAGCGCGCTGGTGATCTTCCGGAGCGCCTGGCTCATCAGACGGGCCTGCAGACCCACGTGCGAGTCACCCATCTCGCCTTCGATCTCCGCGCGCGGCACCAGGGCGGCGACGGAGTCGATGACGATCAGGTCGAGGGCACCGGAGCGGACGAGCATGTCCGTGATCTCCAGGGCCTGCTCGCCGTTGTCCGGCTGGGACAGGATGAGGTTGTCGATGTCGACGCCGAGCTTCTTGGCGTACTCCGGGTCGAGGGCGTGCTCGGCGTCCACGAAGGCCACCGCGCCACCGGCCCGCTGGGCGTTGGCGACGGCGTGCAGGGTGAGGGTCGTCTTACCGGAGGACTCCGGGCCGTACACCTCCACCACGCGGCCGCGGGGGATGCCGCCGACGCCGAGTGCGACGTCGAGTGCGGTCGACCCGGTGGGGATGACCTCGATGGGCTCGTTCGGCCGCTCGCCCATGCGCATCACTGCGCCCTTGCCGAATTGCCGTTCAATCTGTGCGAGCGCGGCGTCGAGCGCCTTCTCGCGGTCGGTTCCTGCCATGGGTTCCACCCGATTTGCTTGAGTCGATCGCTTCACGTCAAAGACGCTAACGCCTGCCACTGACAATGCGCCCCGACGCCCGCCCGGCCTGTGGATAACTCCGGGCGATCCGCCCTCCTCGAGCCATCGGCACGGCCCGGGGATACCCCCGTGAACCCCCGGGAACGCGCCACCAGAACCCCTATATGAATGGATGTTCGATTTCGCTGTCAAGCGCACCACGCCGCCCCCATCGCCGAAGCACCGCTTGACATGCAGCCAATCGGCTGCCCATCATGAAAAGGCAGCCGATTGGCTGCATGATCGGGGGTGGCACACATGGACGCGGTGTTCAAGGCACTGGCCGATCCCAGCCGCCGTCGGCTGCTGGACCGGCTCCGGGACCGCAACGGACAGACCCTGCGAGAGCTGTGCACGGGGCTGGACATGGCCCGGCAGTCGGTCAGCAAGCACCTGGCCGTGCTGGAGGCGGCCGAGCTGGTGACCACGGTGCGACAGGGGCGGGAGAAGCTGCACTACTTGAACGCCGCTCCGATCAACGCCATCGCGGAGCGATGGATCAGCCAATTCGACCGCGAGCGGGTCAACGCGCTCGCGGACCTGAAGCGAGCACTGGAGCAACCTCCCATGGACAACAAGACCTTCGTCTACACGACGTACATCCGCACCACTCCCGAGCGGCTCTGGCAGGCCCTGACCGACCCGGCCTTCACCAGCCGCTACTGGGGCGTCAGCTTCCGGACCGACTGGGCCAAGGGCTCCCCCATGGCCTGGGCCGAGGCCGACGGCAGCGTCACCGAGCACCCCGAGCAGGTCGTCCTCGCCCACGAACCCCACAGCCGGCTGTCCTACACCTGGCACACCTTCACCCCGCAGTGGGCCGCGGCCAATGGCATCAGCGAGGAGACGCGCGCCCAGCTCGCCGCGGAGCGCCGTTCCCAGGTCACCTTCGACCTCGAGCCGCACGGCGATCAGGTCAAGCTGACCGTCACCCATGTGTTCGACCCCGAGGGCGCACTGCACTCGATGTGCAGCCAGGGCTGGCCGGCCATCCTCTCCAGCCTGAAGAGCCTGCTGGAGACGGGCGAACCGCTCGCCGACGCGCACGAGGGCTGAATCCGCAGGGCTGTCGGCAGCCTGTCGGTGATGACGGGCGAACCATCGCCGGGATGTCGGCAGCGGCTGCGACGGTGAACGCGTCGGTGTCGCCACCTGAGCGGCACCCGAGCGCAAGGAGCCTGCTTCCGCCGTGCCGTCGCCCTCCCGAGAACCCCGAGCACCGCAGGGCCCTCCGGTCACCCCGGAGCCCTCACTCCGTCCCTGGGACGTCCACGACCTGCCGCCCACCCCCCGGGCTGGCGCGGCCCGGCCGTGGGCCGCCAGTTGCGAGCTGGTGGACGCCGAGGAGGCCCTGGGGCTGACGTAGGCGGTCTGGCGTGGACGGTCCGTGGGCGGTCTGGCGTGGGCGCGCTCCGCTAAAGCCTGTTGCAGAAGGCTGTGAACTGGGCATTTTCTCAGTATGGCCGGGGTGTTGAGGGCTGAGGCGTTGTGGGTGGAGACGTTCACTGGGCTGCGGATGGGTGCTTTCCAGCGGCTGCTGAAGGTGGTTCGTGAACGGGGCGGCAACGGTACCGGGATGGGGCGCCCGTGGTGTCTGCCGTTGGATGAGCGGGTGCTGCTGGTGGCGGTGTACTACCGCACGAATCTGACAATGCGGCAGATGGCGCCGCTCTTCGGCGTTTCGCCCGCGACGGTCTGCCGGGTGATCCAGAAGCTCGGTCCGCTGCTGACGGTGGAGCCCGTCACCCGTCCCTCGGATGCGGTGGACCGGCTGTGGATCGTGGACGGCACGCTCATTCCGGTCCGCGACCGCACTGTTGCCGCTTCCTCGCGCAACTACAGGTTCTCGGCGAACGTGCAGGTCATCATTGATGCCGACACCCGCCTGGTGGTGGCCACCGCCCGGCCGGCCCCGGGCAACAAGGCCGATGCGCAGGTCTGGCGGAGTTCTGGGCTGGCCCGGCACTGCGACGGCGTCACCGTGCTGGGCGACGGCGCCTATGTGAACACCGGCCTGATCGTCCCGCACCGCAAACGCCAGCGACGGCCGCTCCTTTCGGGCGAGGAGGCCGACAACGCCGAACACCGCAGAGTCCGCGCCCGCATCGAGCACACCTTCGCCGCGATGAAGAACTACAAGATCCTCCGCGACTGCCGGCAACGGGGCCATGGCCTCCACCACGCTGTCCGAGCCGTCGCCCACATGCACAACCTCGCCCTGGCAACGTGATCAGAGCCATCACAGAACCGGCCCTGACCTGTCCGAACACAGCCTTCTGCAACAGGCTTTAAAGCCTGTCTGACAATTCCCGTCCAATCAGCGAGGTTCGGCTGAGTTGGCAATCGGGAGGTGCGCCGACCGTCCGGCGGGGATTACCGGGCAGGGCCTACGAACGGCGGGCCAGCAGATGGGCGTCGAGGAAGCCCCTTTCGGAGGCTGGATCGTGGAGCAACCGGGCGAAGGGAACGAGCCCGGCGTCGGCCAGCAGTTCGGCGAGGCGATCCGCCGGCCAGCTGTAGGCAGGTGCCACCTTGTGGTCGAAGCGGACCGGTTCTTGTTCGTCGGTCCCGAAGAAGGAGACCAGGAGCAGGCCATCCGGCGCCAGGACGCGTGCCTGCTCGGCGAGCAGCTCCGGCAGTTCTCCCGGAGGGGTGTGGATCATCGAGTAGTGGGCCAGTACGCCGCCGAGCGCGGCGTCCTCGATCGGCAGGGATTCCATCCGCGCCTCCTGGAAGCGCAGCGCCGGATGGGCCTGCCGGGCGTGGTCGATCATGCCGGGGGCGAGGTCGAGTCCGAAGGCGTCCAGGCCCAGTTCGTGCAGCATGGCTGTCAGATGTCCGGGACCGCACCCGACGTCCGCTGCCCGCGGGTTGCCCGTCGCGCGCACCAGTTCGGCGAAGGTGCCGATCATGGTCCGGGAGAAAGGCTGTGTCTCCAGCCGGTTTGCGAACAGCGATGCGTACAGCTCGACGACTCCGTCGTAGGCCGTCCTGGTCTCGTCCTGATGATTCACCACGGGCAGGACTCTATAGCCGGTCTGACTAATTGATCTTGTGGCAGGTCGAGGTGAGTTGACGGATGCGGCATGGGGGCGGATAGAGCCCCTTTTGCCCCAGGTGGACGGACGGGGCCGTCCGTGGCGTGATCACCGGCAGGTGGTCCACGGCGTGCTGTGGCGGCTACGGACCGGGGCTCCTTGGCGCGACCTGCCCGAGCGGTATGGGCCGTGGCAGACCGTCTACGAGCGGTTCGCCCGCTGGGAGGCCGATGGCACGTGGGCGAAGCTGCTGGAGCATGTCCAGGTCCATGATGACGCGGGGGGGGGCCGGGTGGAGTGGATCGTCGCCGTTGACTCCACGATCAACCGGGCCCAACAGCACGCCGCGGGCGCCCGTAAAAGGGGGACGCAGACAGGGACGAACTGGAAGATCCGGGCCGCTCGCAGGCGCATCAGGCACTCGGTCGGTCCCGGGGCGGGCTGACCATCAAGGTCCATCTCGCCGTCGACGGCCGGGGACTGCCGCTGTCGATCGTGCTCACACCCGGAAACGTCAACGACGCCACCGCGTTCGCCGTTGTCCTCGACGTGGTCCGCACCCCGCGCGTCGGCACGGGCCGCCCGCGCACGACACCGGACCGTGTGCTGGGTGACAAGGCCTACTGCAGCAGGGCCATCCGTCATCTGCTGAGGCGTCGGGGCATCGCCGCCACGATCCCCGAGCGCCGCGACCAGGTGGCCAACCGTCGACGCAGGGGGCGCTTCGGTGGCCGGCCACCCGCCTTTGACAGGGAGACCTATCGCGACCGCAACGTGGTCGAACGATGCTTCGCTCGCCTCAAGCCGTTCCGTGCGATCGCAACCAGGTTCGACAAGCTCGCGGACCGCGACCGCGCGGGAGTCGTCCTAGCCTCCCTGATTCTCTGGCTCCGCGAAACGGCCAGGTGATCATTTGCCAGACAGGCTCTAGCGCGGGTCGGGCGGCATCTCGTCCCCGGGCCCGGACACCAGGCGCCGCACGCGCGCGACAAGAGGCGATCCGCCACGGCGGTGGTGCCCGTGCACGCGCGGGTCGTCCATGACGTCGTACCGCTTCACGTACGCCCCCAGGAAGGCCTGCAGCGTCGCGACCGCCGGGATGGCGACCAGGGCTCCGACCGCGCCGAGGAGCGCCGTGCCCGCGATGACCGACCCGAAGGCGACCGCCGGGTGGATGTCCACGCTCTTGGCGGTGAGCTTGGGCTGCAGGACGTAGTTCTCGAACTGCTGGTAGATCACGACGAAGATCAGCACCCACAGCGCGTACCAGGGGTCCACGGTGAAGGCGATCAGCATCGGCAGGGCGCCCGCGAGATAGGTGCCGATCGTCGGGATGAACTGCGAGACCAGGCCGACCCACACCGCGAGCACGGGGGCGTAGGGCACTTCGAGGACCTGGAGCAGGATGTAGTGCGCGATCCCGGAGATCAGCGCCATCAGACCGCGGGAGTAGAGGTAGCCGCCGGTCTTGTTGACCGCGATCTCCCAGGCGCGCAGCACCTCGGCCTGCTTGGCGGGCGGCAGCACGGAGCACAGCGCGCGTCGCAGCCGCGGCCCGTCGGCGGCGAAGTAGAACGAGAACAGCAGGATCGTCAGGAGCTGGAAGAGCCCGCCGAGGACCTGCGCGGAGACGTCGAGAACGCCGCTCGCGCTGTTCTGCACGTACTTCCGCAGCCAGTCGGAGTGGATGAGGCTGTCCTGGACCTCGACCCGGGACAGGTCCGTGTCGAAGGTCATGTTGATCCAGCGGATGACCTTGTCCAGATAGTCGGGGAAGTCCTCGACCATGTCGACGATCTGGCCCGCGAGCATGGATCCCATCATGGTGATGAAGCCCGCACTCGCGATCATGACGCTCAGGAAGACGATGGCCGTGGCCAGGCCCCTGCGCAGTCCGCGGGCCGCCATCCAGCTCACGGCGGGCTCGACGGCGAGCGCCAGGAAGAACGCAATCAAGATATTGATCAACAGTCCGGTGAGCTGGTGGAAGGCCCAGCTGCCGAGCTGGAAACAGGCCACCAGAGCGAGCGCGAGCACCATGGCGCGCGGCAGCCAGCGCGGCATGCCGGTGCCACGGGCCTGCTCCGCCGAAGGGGGCTGGGCGGGCGGAGTGGTGCCGGGCAGTGCTGCCTCGGGGGTGACCTGTGCGGTCTCGTCTGTGGGTGCCACCGTGCCAGTCTCGCCCACGCCACGACCGTACGGCCGCCACCCCCGTGTCTAGCCGCTCTACGCGCGCGTGGAGTACGTCACCACGCGTGGAGTACGTCACCGCGCGGTGATACGTCACCACGCGCGGAGCGGGACCGAGGCAGGGAAGGGGCAGCCCTGTGTCAGCGGTTTTCAGCCGGTACGTTCATGGCCGAGCACACCGCCCGCCACACGTCCTTCGCCTCCCAGCCCGCGTCCAGCGCCTGGTGCACCGTGCGCCCGCCGAGC from Streptomyces flavofungini includes:
- a CDS encoding IS5 family transposase (programmed frameshift); this translates as MAGRGELTDAAWGRIEPLLPQVDGRGRPWRDHRQVVHGVLWRLRTGAPWRDLPERYGPWQTVYERFARWEADGTWAKLLEHVQVHDDAGGGRVEWIVAVDSTINRAQQHAAGARKRGTQTGDELEDPGRSQAHQALGRSRGGLTIKVHLAVDGRGLPLSIVLTPGNVNDATAFAVVLDVVRTPRVGTGRPRTTPDRVLGDKAYCSRAIRHLLRRRGIAATIPERRDQVANRRRRGRFGGRPPAFDRETYRDRNVVERCFARLKPFRAIATRFDKLADRDRAGVVLASLILWLRETAR
- a CDS encoding AI-2E family transporter, which produces MAPTDETAQVTPEAALPGTTPPAQPPSAEQARGTGMPRWLPRAMVLALALVACFQLGSWAFHQLTGLLINILIAFFLALAVEPAVSWMAARGLRRGLATAIVFLSVMIASAGFITMMGSMLAGQIVDMVEDFPDYLDKVIRWINMTFDTDLSRVEVQDSLIHSDWLRKYVQNSASGVLDVSAQVLGGLFQLLTILLFSFYFAADGPRLRRALCSVLPPAKQAEVLRAWEIAVNKTGGYLYSRGLMALISGIAHYILLQVLEVPYAPVLAVWVGLVSQFIPTIGTYLAGALPMLIAFTVDPWYALWVLIFVVIYQQFENYVLQPKLTAKSVDIHPAVAFGSVIAGTALLGAVGALVAIPAVATLQAFLGAYVKRYDVMDDPRVHGHHRRGGSPLVARVRRLVSGPGDEMPPDPR
- a CDS encoding DUF3046 domain-containing protein → MRLTVFWQRMAAHFGAGYAETFARDHVMTELGGRTVHQALDAGWEAKDVWRAVCSAMNVPAENR